In Clupea harengus unplaced genomic scaffold, Ch_v2.0.2, whole genome shotgun sequence, the sequence GCTTTTTAGACAATGGTCACTTtaattaaagaaataaaattgaTACTGTCATAAGAAGTATAATCCACAGTAGGTTTCAAACttcattttttgtttctgtttcttgaGATGGAGGCCTATACCCATCCtatatcctatcctatcctatatCCTATAGCCTTTGCTGACTTATAGGATGATATAGCCTAATTCATGTCCCTTAAGCTGGGGGGCATTTTATTTCTGTCCCAtacaaatgaatatatataGTTTGCTGCATGGGGGCTGATGGGTCCTCCTTAGACAGCTCAGTCATAGTCTGTTAGAAGACAGTAACAAGGAAGTCTAGAAGTACTATTGTGCAACACACCCCTGTACTTTATACTTCTGTGGGTCTCTTTTGACCATCGATCTGTACCTCAGTGACAAGTGATGTGATCTCTACATCTTCTTCCTGTTATTTAGATTAAACTGAAAGACAACACTAGTTATGAAAAGAGTGACTTCCAGCTGTACGAGGGTGACATGATGATGGAGGCTCTATAAGCACAAGAACTCCATCCTGAACTGATAAGGACACCGTTTAGGCAAAGATAAGGGGTGCCAGAATGTACTTGACAAATATTCTAAGACTAGCCTTTGGGAAGTGAAAAATATATAGAGGACAATAAGTTAGGCCAATCAAAAAATGTTCCATGTTATATAGTCAAATGGAGAGTCGAACAGGTTTACACAAAGTGCTTCAAGAAACTGTCTGAGGAGGATATGGGGATTTCAGGTCTAAAAGCCAGGAGGAAAACAATACAGGACGAAATATGTAATTAGGCCATGAGCACGTAAGACAAGGTATGTCTAAAATGTAAGTGGTCACTTGGTCCTGGAAGGTGACAGACTATGATGGACGCTCTACGCTCAACATAATCTTTAGAAGTTCGCGAGAATGCGCACAACTGTCCGTTAACCAACATGGAGTTGATTGATCAAATTAATAATCGATGTTCTGGGACCGATAACTCGAAATAAATCGCAACAGTTTCGCCCAACCCCATGCTCAGTGTTTATGTCAGGCTAGGTTAGCCACGCTTTCTCAAATACCCCTCTACTGTTGAATATTGTTGAACCCatcttcctctcacctctctgtctcctccacaaAGCTGCCGTCAAGCAGGCGAACCTTACAAAAAAGCCATCCAGTGACCTGTGGTACATTTGCTAGCTCATCCAGAAACAAGGAGACAGAAAAACTGTGTGTGCAAAGCCGTTTCCGCACAAAGACATGAGCTTGCAAGAGAGCCGAGGCCCATCTTCCATGGTCCATCAGCCTTTAATGTGCTTTAAATGATCCAGTCTATATGTAATTACATGAAAATACTTATTCGTCATGGTCAATTAACATTGACatcttcagaaaaaaaaaatctctatcTACACAGCTTTATGACATCATACAGTTCTAAAAACAAATGCATCATGCATTTGATTGATTTCAAAATACTGTGTAGCCTATATAGTGTTTGTCAATGTTTTTTCGATTTCTTACATACCAATTTTGGTAGACGATATCACATACATAaacttcaccaatccacatgaaacttggtaaAGTGCTATggaatataaggtttgtgtccctaggtgtgcgTTTCTCTTCATGCTAGCGCCCCCTGAATTGGGGTAGGCtcaaaacagtttttaaaaattAAGATATTTTTATGGCAAGTTGGTCTCGGGCAGGTCTGAGGTAAATCACCCTTgctagtgaataatgttcaaatgACAAATCTAGCACTTCGCTAGCCAATATCTTGtcatgtaaaggttcaaacttcaTGAAATGTCACACCCTGCGTCACTACcacattctttttttgtccATCGGGGCGCTGCTTTTACATTTGCTCACAATTTCAAAAGTTCAATTTGGCTTGCTAAACAAAAAGGTTACCAACAAATAAATACTCAATATTTAGcattgttttcaaacatattcttgatttcaactaataatcctacattttatGCATGCGTGTTTCTCAAAACTTTGCAAATAAATGTGAGGTACATTTATACAATGAAGCTCATATTGCatgtaaatttcacaaaatgctcaaatttagcACAATGATATATGTTATAAGCATATGTAAGTCACACGCTTATGCGCTATGTCTACTTTCATAGTGCGATTTTGAGGTTACCATGGAAGTTCACATGAATCTTGACCACATCATTTgagctaaaataaaaatacaaaggTATGCAACACCAAAAGTAATTTAATATGGTAAAATCAGGAGAAACCTGTTATTAGATTTTCAAGATAAATTATAATTATGAACATTTCAGCCTCTGATATGCGATGCAAGAAAATCCGAGATGATGCAGCTGGGATGGCAAAGCCTGTTCCCAAAGgttaaacacatttcattttcatcataGGGTTCATGTCAATTATTGTCCAATTACTTACTTCAACCAGTGGTAGTTTTGTTAAGTATGACAGTTGAGGAGTACACTTATTAGAATACAAATTTTATTTACTTTGTTAAAGGAGACCTCACAAAATCAAAATATATCAAATTGTCAATATGTTACTTTAATGGCAAGAAAATGTGCATATatacataaaaatacatttttttaaatcacagaaaataaataatgcattTAAACTTTGATTGAaatcagtgtgtttgggtgcattTGGTTGAAATCAGCAAAAAATTGACACTTAGAAAAatcagcaaaaaaagaaaaagcagttTAGCAGTCCCAAGGATAAGGAATCCTTCACCCGACCCATGAAAAGTCTCCTCTTGCCTTGGGCTTGAGTGATCCACCATTCAGAATGAACACAGCTTTTACTATTGTCAATACAGACTCATTCCTGAGACTCCAGGGCCATTTGTTTCAAGATGCGCTTTTCCTTTCTGATCCGCATTCGTTCCTTAAAGTCTTCAAGCTCTTTCCTCTGTTTGTAGACACAAGTAATAACCATCAATAGTAATCATCACATTGACATGGTCTTAGAGATGTTACAATGCACATTATCAACACTTACCTGCGACTTCTCATCTGGTGGAAAGATCTCCCTCTAACGTGTGGAATTGGTGAGAGACCACAGGAAAAGtagagaaaaaaatgattttaaatgCAGTTGATTAGAAAGAAATGGCTTACAAGTGACTTGAGTGACAGACAACTAACCTTCCTCTTGACAATGTACTCCTCAAAGTACTCTGCTTGATTTGATACCCAGAACATGGCAACGGGGAAGGAGAGGTACAGCATCATCTGCGGAGAGGACAATGTGAATCTGGTTTGATTATAATTGATGACATTGAGACGGCTCGTACGTGAAGGAATCCGTCTAgcgtaataaaaaaaaaaactacctcTGACAAGGTAAATTGAACGGTTATGTTTCAATAATGTTACAATAAACAGCAATGGTAATGAACTACGATGATGATGACTGGCCGTTGGCTATCTACAAAACAATGTACACTTCAAATTAAAACTTTATCGGTGAGATCTAGTTTACTGAAAAATAACTAACCATATAATTACAACGATTGAAACTCGCAGCAGTCAATATTATATCATAGTTTAGCTGCTAACTAGCTGGCTAGCCTACCTGATGTTACATGACCGCTTGCCTCAACTAGCATCTAAAGCTAACGAGTACTAGTGGTCATTGTTTTGTTATAAATAATTGTTCATATGAAACACATAACGTATTAACAAATGCATATCAAATTGAAAGCCAATACCCACCCTAAAAATCTCTAAATTTACGCCCATGTTTAAGCACCATGTATAAACCACTCCAACCTTCACTCTACTTCTGCCGTTTCGACAATTTCTTGACGCTGAATGATGACGTAGGTTTCATAATAACAACTATGGTTGGGCCATCAGATAAAATAGGCCATGTGAAGTAGAAGTGCATAGCTCTCTAAGATTCAACAGCTTGCtcatttatttaaactaatcAATGCTTCTTGACAAAAAAACTTCTTGACATGGATCAACAGATTTGATTAGTCAGATATTGCTGGGAGAGGCATGGTATGTCCTCATACAGACGTGCCTAGAATTTAAAGCGGTAGATTTCAATTATAAGGTCGACATACTGTAAAGAAACAAATTAACCGCTAAAATAACTTAATAAACTTaacttaataaataacttaataaaaaacacaatttaattttatcttaatttaaaataaaattcaTGTAAAATGAGCCATCCTCTGAATTTACTTTAAATAAatagttgtttttgttatttaaaaacattcaaatattaTTATGTCATATTCTTATTGTTGGCCATTAACATGACACAAATAGTTGCCTAGTGCCCATACGCATATAGTGCACATATGCCACAAATAGTAAGTAGGCCCACGCATATGCAAACGTATAGATGGACACATAGATCGGTGCTCTTTCAAACATACAAATTTAAGAATGCTCAAATAAGAGTTTAGTATGTTTAATCCAGTTCAGCTGTACTGTGTATTCATAAGATACATGGCTTATTAACTGTTTATATTGTTAGCATATAAACTAACAATGCTAAGCCACATTAATACCACCAAATGTATGCAAGCATTTGCATTTATGCAAGCACAAACACTGttatagaaaaaaaattaatacaataaacaatatttgattttgtattataattattgatatttctttttaattGCAATAGCCTATTTCAGCCCATTTTACCTGTTGGCTCATCCAGGGGACATCCAGTGCATAAACGGCTCTTGAacttaaaacatttaattttgCTTCCTATTTTCAGTATAGAATTGTAAGAGTGAACTGACTCTTTGTACTGAGTGGACTTTTGGTTGTTTCCATACATATTTCAATGGTGTTTAAGGATGATTTAAGACACTTGAACAAAAAGTGGCCCGATTTACCTGACATCTCATATTACTAAGAGGAACTTTGTTATTAATTTACATTGTTTTTAGTCAAATTCTATATTCAAACTGTTTTGTCGACTCTTAAACCTTCCTCAAACCCTTTGGCCATTAATATGTGCTAATATGTGTTTTCAACCTTGTGTCATCCACTGTCTATAActcttctctttgctctgtTCATGTTTATGCTCGTCTATATGTTCTGTCTGTACcagactgaaataaaaaaagtcttGTAGTAGTTCAAACTTCAAACTGAAGGCATTGCACATTTGTTGTAGGCTACTTAGGCTCATTATAAAAACTCTCCTAATTATGTTTTATACAAAAATCATGACACAGGTTTCCCATTATTCTTGTCTATGCTTTACCTCCTTGAGAACCGTCCTGTATGAATGTTTATACATATTCTTTTTATTGGTCTTTTCATGAAATACTACAGTTAATATAAGCGACTTGGGAAAAAGTAGATAACTTATAATGGGCATAATATGGCTTTCAGCACCAGATCACATTTTACTTGAGGTGGCCTTTGTTACAAAGAGGGTCCAAAACATTTGCCATTTGGCCCCTAAAAACATGTTATGTTAAAGAATCCATGGATTAAAGTATTTTCTTAACCTAGATAATATTACTGTACTAACTGTTAATCCCCAGCAGAAGGAAGAACCCCACTTCAAgtaaaaacatgtcatgtcatgtatgtttccatagttatgctgatgacacgcaactatacatctctgctgagccaaatgatgctgcagcaataaactccattactacctgtcttttggcgataaataagtggatgagcaataatttcttaaagttaaacgaggacaaaactgagatcctactagtcggccctaaaacaaaaagagaaatgctgtttaataatttggggaaattaactcccttgattaaatcggaggttacaagtcttggtgttattttagattcagatttaagcttcaagtctcacattaacaaggtgacgaaaacatcatttttccaccttaaaaacatagctaaagtcctgccatttataaatcaaaaagatgctgaaaaactgattcatgcctttatttcaagccgtcttgattattgtaatgcaatccttactggcctcccaaaaaaaacaactgagagacttcagctcattcaaaactctgcagctcggctattaaccagaaccaagaggagagagcacattagtccagttttagctgctctgcactggcttccagtaacttttagaattgactttaaggtccttctcctaatatacaaagcccttaatgggctaggaccaagttacattgcaaactccctagtcaaatacttgccctcaagaacactgcgatcatcgaatgctggtttattggaggttcccagcaaaagccgtaggaaaatcggggacgcagcatttgtcaattacgccccagtgctatggaacatactgcctatagacatcagggaagccagctcgcttaacatctttaaaagaaaactaaaaacgtacctcttcacattagcctttaactagctaccacttcgcactatatatatatataaatacttttaatttaatttaaatctctactggtgatattaaggggttggattaaatatatccctataattataattataattttttttttttttttgcactatatctttgttatgtttctttgatgtctatttttatgtgcatgtcatttctttgtgcatattatgtatttgctgtaaagcactttgagctgcattcttttgcatgaaaggtgctatataaataaagttttattattattattattattattattatgagatGACATCGGAGTCAAACTACACTTGCCAAGAATTCTGAACAAACCAAATAACAACCACATAGATGtaagtttttttgtttccttttaatTTTCTATAAAAGAGATGAGTTTATTCCATGATCATAACAGATTGAACCATTGACCTCGATAGCCCACTCACATACCAAACAAGAATCGAGGAAAATGTTAAAAACACGAAacccaaaaacaaaatgaaaaaaaaaagaaggaaaatgtgaaataaaataCCTGAATAAAGCAAACTTGCTGCTGAGCAACATGGTCAGCACATTCTCTGGAGAGATTCATTATCTATGGCACGTTAACATCCAACTCTTACCATGGAAAAGCAAGTACACATGAAAAGGCTTTAAGTATTGAAAAGTGTTCTCTCTTACCTTACCTTTCATAGGCCAAATGAACCAATAATATATAAAGTTAAACATGTGAACTTCCAAAGGAGGGTGAAGAAAAGATGAGTGTTGTTAGCAAAGCAACTCGTTCTTTTGAAGTGTTCTTGGATTTGAAGACACTTCCCGTGCCACAAAAGAccatacagtcacacataccaacttatatacatacatacataaacgtacaattatgcatacacacacatgcacgcacactgaCAATAATGGTTAAGTGTCTGTGCCAACATGtccacttgaaaaaaaaaaaaaaagaagctagGGACGAAAGAAAATGACCAGGTACATAGAAGTCCAGCTAAAACTAGATTTTAAACCTGAATATTGTAATTGGGTAAAATATAAAATGCTGACTTTCCTTTTTTGCCTTTTTACACAAGCTCTCCCctaaaatccccccccccccttcccaaagCCTTCGGTCAACCAGCATTTGCCCACCCCTTACCCTCCCAAACCCAATATAGGCCAACTAGAATCGCAATACAATACAGGCACTGGAGAAAAACACCATAAGAGAAACTCAGAGGATCTGCCAAGGTTTCAAGTTGTGCCCCAACCCCCTCACTGTCTCAAATAATAGAATTAGAACTCACATCCACTAGAATTGAACAAGAACAAT encodes:
- the LOC105905734 gene encoding protein PET100 homolog, mitochondrial, with the translated sequence MGVNLEIFRMMLYLSFPVAMFWVSNQAEYFEEYIVKRKREIFPPDEKSQRKELEDFKERMRIRKEKRILKQMALESQE